From a single Sphingobium lignivorans genomic region:
- a CDS encoding DUF4376 domain-containing protein has translation MTVHLFIVDEETGESRSRVEVPSMDFVPHYPTPDGCVLFEFDTALGDPADFRTEKDGDDIVFVPIVADPVEALSAAKLSKRAALNAIRDAKINGVCSTDFGLVDMDDSSPRESRRKLHGAVSGAMIALQFGQPFSVTWTMADDQDVTLDAQQTIAMGMAVFAFVDACHRNARDIKSLIDEAPDMAALEAIDISSGWPA, from the coding sequence ATGACCGTTCACCTGTTCATCGTCGACGAAGAGACCGGAGAATCGCGCAGTCGTGTCGAGGTTCCGTCCATGGATTTCGTCCCGCATTACCCAACACCCGACGGATGCGTTCTATTCGAGTTCGACACCGCGCTCGGCGATCCGGCAGACTTCCGCACGGAGAAGGACGGCGACGATATCGTGTTCGTTCCGATCGTAGCCGATCCGGTGGAGGCGTTGAGCGCGGCCAAGCTGAGCAAGCGCGCCGCGCTCAACGCTATCCGGGACGCGAAGATAAACGGCGTCTGCTCGACGGACTTCGGCCTGGTCGACATGGACGACTCCTCGCCGCGAGAGAGCCGCCGTAAACTCCATGGTGCCGTGAGCGGAGCTATGATCGCGCTCCAGTTCGGACAGCCGTTCAGCGTCACATGGACGATGGCCGACGATCAGGACGTCACCCTGGACGCACAGCAGACCATCGCAATGGGCATGGCCGTGTTTGCTTTTGTCGACGCATGCCACCGGAACGCTCGCGATATCAAAAGCCTCATCGACGAAGCGCCGGACATGGCGGCGCTCGAAGCCATCGATATCAGCAGCGGGTGGCCGGCATGA
- a CDS encoding phage BR0599 family protein, with protein MAFGTHENSRDLGEPIQLFLFRYGPDPEHIYAYTNGETAIEMAVGDDMVEFVPAPIARGEISSSGTLDNQRLTVVFPESLLVYELFRDRSPSSVVNIIIWRGHANDPDEQFVIEWSGRVVSFNDTNYEVELSCEAVATMMGRNALRRRWQYGCAHALYSQGPGMCNANRAAATTPFVIGAVSGTSVTIDLAASEAAYGALPRYADFATPKRLYYVGGVLEYIDDAGRKALRSIIHVIDATSIRIGAPVPGMAAGAHVKLVFGCNHKTGISSLNDGGHCGPVHNNIQNFGGQPWIPLKSPIGLRNIYR; from the coding sequence ATGGCTTTCGGCACGCACGAGAACAGCAGAGACCTGGGCGAACCGATCCAGCTATTCCTGTTCAGGTATGGACCTGATCCGGAGCACATCTACGCGTACACGAACGGCGAGACTGCGATCGAGATGGCCGTCGGTGACGATATGGTCGAGTTCGTTCCGGCCCCCATCGCCAGAGGCGAAATCAGCAGTTCCGGAACGCTGGACAACCAGCGCCTGACAGTCGTCTTTCCGGAGAGTCTCCTGGTCTACGAGCTGTTCCGCGACCGCTCGCCATCGTCAGTGGTCAACATCATCATCTGGCGCGGCCATGCGAACGATCCTGACGAGCAGTTCGTCATCGAATGGAGCGGGCGCGTCGTCTCGTTCAACGACACGAATTACGAGGTAGAGCTCTCCTGCGAAGCTGTCGCGACGATGATGGGCCGCAACGCTCTGCGTCGCCGCTGGCAGTATGGATGCGCGCACGCGCTCTACTCGCAGGGACCGGGCATGTGCAATGCGAACCGCGCGGCGGCCACCACGCCATTCGTCATTGGAGCGGTAAGCGGAACCTCCGTGACGATCGATCTCGCGGCCAGTGAGGCGGCTTACGGAGCGCTGCCGCGCTACGCCGATTTCGCCACGCCAAAGCGACTATACTATGTCGGCGGCGTTCTTGAATATATCGACGACGCCGGCCGCAAGGCGCTCCGCTCGATCATTCATGTGATTGACGCCACGTCGATCCGTATCGGTGCACCGGTCCCCGGCATGGCGGCCGGCGCGCATGTGAAGCTGGTCTTCGGCTGCAATCACAAGACCGGCATCTCGTCGCTCAACGATGGTGGCCATTGCGGCCCGGTCCACAACAACATCCAGAACTTCGGCGGACAACCATGGATTCCGCTCAAGAGCCCGATCGGGCTCCGCAACATCTATCGGTAG
- a CDS encoding phage tail protein, which produces MSAGGKGSGKQRVNEYYLSIHYGICQAPFIFKKITYKDKVIWSGSVSSPSYVDVHLPNLMGGRTQEGGVSGRIYFMPGTPDQVAPDALARRLGLTPETCPAFRGVASVFFTGGALQIFNPNLPYGQGDIIYNDISTIQSEAGFYWTANNPFLEGVKIEGESIHGALGSTYSVIGSGQHNPAHFIYAALISQSWGMGGAEWFIDKPAFLDVAEALYIEEFGLSLKWNQQEPIETFVGEVLDHIQATIFVNPTSGLLSIKLLRGDYDLNDLPQINAGNAKLVKYERKLYGQTANEVVLSWTNPENEQTETISAQDLANVEIQGSPVSTNRDYYMIRSAALAQRILDRDLRTVSAPLASLEIEVDRRGSKLVPGGLARVDFPERKIYDMICRIGRIDYGKPLDSRIKISLIEDIFALDLPEPTTPPRSAWENVQVPPSPVDHSQVITIPAFFANRLAANMQYPEVIGGVLAAKDGMDVIGFDLLSEAVDVTGASQWANQGEKTMLGRAQILTPLYQEAQSLITGIPLTRSLRNPHVGAFVAIGSGGDHAMEFALISAYDEEANAWVLERGILDTVPRSWEVGTPVWFIPIDANIADTKDFKAVGETVSFKLLTRTSLGTLPFDDADEVYGMMSARPHAPLRPANVKINGVGFGKVDATGATELVVSWSNRNRLYEDGQVVRWNEGNVTPEYLQQTIITVFRQNGDLMYYRKGLWTETQFTIPIAWVQSETKIFVRVSSQRKGLASIQSYGLWVENIPQVADPAPPPASDDGPAPPPPPDDPEDPTPDPIDGIEDPPLPDLGGGPGGWN; this is translated from the coding sequence GTGAGCGCTGGCGGCAAAGGCTCTGGGAAACAGAGGGTAAACGAGTATTACCTGTCCATCCACTATGGCATCTGCCAGGCGCCGTTCATCTTCAAGAAGATCACCTACAAGGACAAGGTGATCTGGTCCGGATCGGTCTCATCGCCGAGCTATGTCGACGTCCATCTGCCAAATCTCATGGGCGGCAGAACGCAGGAGGGCGGCGTCTCCGGGCGCATCTACTTCATGCCCGGAACGCCCGACCAGGTGGCGCCGGACGCGCTTGCTCGCCGTCTCGGCCTGACGCCAGAGACCTGCCCGGCGTTCCGCGGCGTCGCCTCTGTGTTCTTCACCGGCGGAGCGCTGCAGATATTCAATCCGAACCTGCCTTACGGGCAAGGGGATATCATCTACAACGACATCTCGACGATCCAGAGCGAGGCCGGCTTCTACTGGACGGCCAACAACCCCTTCCTCGAAGGCGTAAAGATCGAAGGTGAATCGATTCATGGTGCCCTCGGTAGCACCTACTCGGTTATCGGCAGCGGCCAGCATAATCCGGCGCATTTCATCTATGCGGCTCTGATCAGTCAATCATGGGGCATGGGTGGCGCGGAATGGTTTATCGATAAGCCGGCCTTCCTCGATGTGGCCGAAGCGCTCTACATTGAAGAGTTCGGACTATCGCTGAAATGGAATCAACAGGAGCCGATCGAGACGTTCGTCGGAGAGGTACTCGACCACATCCAGGCGACGATATTCGTCAACCCGACGTCAGGTCTCCTGTCGATAAAGCTGCTGCGTGGCGACTACGATCTGAACGACCTGCCGCAGATCAACGCCGGCAATGCAAAGCTCGTCAAGTACGAGCGCAAGCTGTACGGGCAGACGGCGAACGAGGTGGTCCTCTCATGGACGAACCCGGAGAACGAGCAGACCGAAACGATCAGCGCCCAGGATCTCGCCAATGTCGAGATACAGGGTTCTCCGGTTTCAACGAACCGCGATTATTACATGATCCGATCGGCAGCTCTCGCGCAGCGCATCCTCGATCGCGATCTTCGCACGGTTTCCGCACCGCTCGCCTCGCTGGAAATCGAGGTGGACCGCAGGGGGAGCAAACTCGTCCCTGGCGGTCTCGCGCGGGTCGATTTCCCGGAACGTAAGATCTACGACATGATCTGCCGGATCGGCCGGATCGATTATGGCAAGCCACTGGATTCGCGCATCAAGATTTCCTTGATCGAGGATATCTTCGCGCTCGATCTCCCCGAGCCGACGACGCCGCCGCGCTCAGCATGGGAGAATGTGCAGGTTCCGCCCTCCCCGGTCGACCACTCGCAGGTCATCACAATCCCGGCCTTCTTCGCCAACAGGCTAGCCGCGAACATGCAGTATCCCGAAGTGATCGGCGGCGTTCTGGCGGCGAAGGACGGCATGGACGTGATCGGTTTCGATCTGCTGTCGGAAGCCGTCGATGTGACCGGCGCGTCGCAGTGGGCGAACCAGGGCGAAAAGACCATGCTCGGCCGAGCGCAGATTCTCACGCCGCTCTATCAGGAGGCACAGAGCCTCATCACCGGTATTCCGCTCACACGCTCCCTGCGCAACCCACACGTCGGTGCCTTCGTTGCGATCGGCAGCGGCGGCGACCATGCGATGGAGTTCGCGCTCATCAGCGCCTATGACGAAGAGGCCAACGCGTGGGTGCTTGAGCGCGGGATCCTCGACACGGTGCCGCGGTCGTGGGAAGTCGGAACCCCTGTATGGTTCATCCCGATCGATGCGAACATTGCCGACACGAAGGACTTCAAGGCCGTCGGCGAAACGGTGAGCTTCAAGCTGCTGACCAGGACATCGCTGGGCACTCTCCCGTTCGATGACGCCGATGAGGTTTACGGCATGATGTCGGCGCGGCCGCATGCGCCTCTGCGGCCGGCAAACGTAAAGATCAACGGCGTTGGTTTCGGCAAGGTCGACGCCACCGGCGCCACCGAGCTGGTCGTGTCGTGGTCGAACCGCAATCGGCTATATGAAGACGGCCAGGTCGTGCGCTGGAATGAAGGCAACGTGACGCCTGAGTATCTCCAGCAGACGATCATCACCGTTTTCCGCCAGAACGGCGATCTGATGTATTACCGCAAAGGGCTCTGGACCGAGACGCAGTTCACCATCCCGATCGCGTGGGTGCAGAGCGAAACGAAGATATTCGTTCGCGTGTCGTCTCAGCGCAAAGGGCTGGCATCGATTCAGTCCTACGGTCTGTGGGTCGAGAACATCCCGCAGGTAGCCGATCCTGCGCC